One stretch of Pedobacter riviphilus DNA includes these proteins:
- a CDS encoding ExbD/TolR family protein, translated as MAELNTGGKKATPRVDMTPMVDLMFLLVTFFILTTVISTPQAMDIAKPDKNEKLPENRLELKASKTMTILLGKNNKVAWYMGVAGESAPTIESGSQIEDAIVKNRKNADASGVAGDFVVLVKPTSGSTFQNFVDMMDELEILKVKVRQIDDDNILDNEKQFMKEKGIL; from the coding sequence ATGGCAGAATTAAACACGGGCGGGAAGAAAGCCACGCCAAGGGTTGATATGACCCCAATGGTGGATCTAATGTTTCTTTTGGTAACCTTCTTTATCTTAACAACTGTAATCTCTACGCCACAGGCGATGGATATTGCAAAACCGGATAAGAACGAAAAGTTACCTGAAAACAGGTTAGAGCTGAAAGCGAGTAAAACGATGACCATCTTATTGGGTAAAAACAATAAAGTTGCATGGTACATGGGAGTAGCTGGTGAAAGCGCACCAACAATCGAATCAGGATCGCAAATTGAAGATGCAATTGTAAAAAACAGGAAAAATGCTGATGCATCTGGAGTTGCTGGAGATTTTGTGGTATTGGTTAAACCAACATCAGGTTCTACATTCCAAAACTTTGTAGATATGATGGATGAACTGGAAATTCTTAAAGTAAAGGTTCGTCAGATTGATGATGATAATATCCTTGACAATGAGAAGCAGTTCATGAAAGAAAAGGGAATTTTATAA
- a CDS encoding energy transducer TonB, which translates to MSKLDIFRKEWLEVVFADKNKSYGAYQLRKTNGANTTKALIIGSIIFLVLFFSPKIYSLIKGSMDQPDEQLKAQEVILAPPPPVDPKTPPPPPVEPPPPKVDQVKMPPPIVKPDIEVRDEPPTVEKLKEADPGQRDIKGDPTAEINIAEPVGEGPKREAAVAVDDNKVYDFVSIEKQPEFPGGISKFYGYLSKAIKYPPMAQENNVQGKVFLSFVVEKDGKLTDITVTRGLGSGTDEEAIRVLKASPRWNPGIQNGKPVRVKYNINVNFTLN; encoded by the coding sequence ATGTCGAAGTTAGATATATTCAGAAAAGAATGGCTTGAAGTGGTTTTTGCTGATAAAAACAAAAGCTACGGTGCGTACCAATTGCGTAAAACCAATGGTGCCAACACCACCAAAGCATTAATTATTGGATCTATTATATTTCTAGTGTTATTCTTCTCTCCAAAAATCTATAGCCTGATTAAAGGCTCAATGGATCAGCCGGATGAACAATTAAAAGCACAGGAAGTTATTTTAGCTCCACCTCCACCAGTTGACCCTAAAACGCCACCTCCGCCACCGGTAGAGCCACCGCCACCAAAAGTTGACCAGGTGAAAATGCCACCTCCAATTGTAAAACCCGATATCGAGGTTCGTGATGAACCACCTACGGTTGAAAAATTGAAGGAAGCTGATCCAGGTCAGAGAGATATCAAAGGTGACCCAACGGCAGAGATCAATATCGCTGAACCAGTAGGGGAAGGACCAAAAAGAGAAGCTGCTGTTGCGGTTGATGATAATAAAGTTTACGACTTTGTTAGTATCGAAAAACAACCAGAATTCCCTGGAGGTATCTCTAAGTTTTACGGATACTTAAGTAAAGCAATAAAGTACCCGCCAATGGCACAAGAAAACAACGTTCAAGGTAAAGTGTTTTTATCTTTCGTTGTTGAAAAAGATGGTAAATTAACTGATATCACAGTTACCCGTGGTTTGGGTAGCGGAACTGATGAAGAAGCCATCCGTGTATTGAAAGCTAGTCCACGTTGGAACCCAGGTATCCAAAATGGTAAGCCGGTAAGGGTAAAATACAACATCAACGTTAACTTTACATTGAACTAA
- a CDS encoding PstS family phosphate ABC transporter substrate-binding protein — MKNFLLIFCVLALLVSCKRKNKANAVKETRTSGTLKILVDESVGPIVQDQIDIFSLDYPDAKFQATVKPEEKLLPAFLNDSVRVIVLPRLLTKAEEKYYNQRNIKINTSRFAVDGIALITNQGNIDSTINVKDVIDILQGKKSDKKLVFDNAYSSTFQYFKELANINQFPATGVYSKNSSKEVIKLIAEDKNFIGILGVNWITGKDAEMSGYLSQIKVLGVKNVKGKVGDDQFYKPTQDNLINGVYPFLRNINIIDCEGRDGLGTGFATWLRSQRGQLIVLKSGLGPHKLMPREINLTKESNK, encoded by the coding sequence ATGAAAAATTTCCTTTTAATATTTTGTGTGCTCGCTTTACTTGTATCCTGCAAACGTAAAAATAAAGCCAATGCAGTTAAAGAAACCAGAACAAGCGGTACCTTAAAAATATTGGTTGACGAAAGTGTTGGACCGATTGTTCAAGATCAGATCGATATTTTTAGTTTGGATTATCCGGATGCAAAATTTCAGGCAACAGTAAAACCTGAAGAAAAATTATTGCCTGCCTTTCTTAATGATAGTGTAAGAGTAATTGTGTTGCCAAGGTTATTAACCAAGGCCGAAGAAAAATATTATAACCAACGGAATATAAAGATAAACACCTCACGATTTGCTGTAGATGGTATTGCTTTAATCACAAATCAGGGCAATATAGACAGTACAATTAACGTTAAAGATGTGATTGATATATTACAGGGAAAGAAATCAGATAAAAAATTGGTCTTTGATAACGCTTATTCAAGTACCTTTCAATATTTTAAAGAGTTGGCTAATATCAACCAGTTTCCAGCTACAGGTGTTTACTCTAAAAATTCCAGCAAAGAAGTAATTAAACTTATTGCTGAGGATAAGAATTTTATTGGTATTTTGGGCGTGAATTGGATCACGGGCAAGGATGCAGAAATGAGTGGATACCTTTCTCAGATAAAAGTGCTGGGTGTAAAGAATGTAAAAGGCAAGGTAGGAGATGATCAGTTCTATAAACCAACTCAAGATAACTTAATCAACGGTGTTTATCCTTTCTTAAGAAATATAAATATTATAGATTGCGAAGGAAGAGATGGTTTAGGCACAGGATTTGCAACATGGTTAAGAAGTCAGCGGGGACAATTGATTGTACTTAAATCTGGACTTGGCCCGCATAAGCTAATGCCAAGAGAAATAAATTTAACTAAAGAAAGTAATAAATAA
- a CDS encoding tetratricopeptide repeat protein — MKISKKAITLNVGLVLMGSAVFAQSLTDAKKAIDAEQYQKASSMLKSLVSAKASDGENYYNLGLVYLKTGYIDSARAVFTKGVTADPKNNLNLIGLGEADMLSNNPSSAKTNFDKAVALAPKDYKTYLYIGKAYLAQDKPSDDVSKPDFTSALANITKADELDSKDKDAEVFLAQGDAYALQKKNSEALGPYFRVNDIDPTNRRAKTQIGKMYKESRAFPEAEKELQDVIAADANYGPAYRELGELYLQWSSFGVDKEKAAKAIENYKKYMDLTDKSLESQLRYAQFLFYAKDYKTLEQVATSLQVPANDPKSTIVSRMKGWAAYENGNYPQALTSLTDFFAKEKDKTKILGNDYLYLGKAQVKAGQDSLGVLNIIEAAKIDSTNADALAEAGLALYKAKKYGKAAEIYTLATKYNPNGKGSLTNYYYIGQTRFLEGYFAQKDKKPLNTAALIEADSALSHLNKVSPEFALGYFTRARIANLLEDKANPKYASIPFFEKYISLVKPEEQAANKTNLVESYDYLGAYYADKDKAKAIDFLNKSIALDPQGPFAAAKLKELQSPATAPKVKGKGK; from the coding sequence ATGAAAATTTCAAAGAAAGCAATAACCTTAAATGTAGGTTTGGTGTTGATGGGTTCTGCAGTTTTTGCTCAAAGTTTAACTGATGCGAAAAAAGCCATTGACGCAGAACAGTATCAGAAAGCTTCATCGATGCTTAAGTCGTTGGTAAGCGCTAAAGCCTCAGATGGCGAAAATTATTATAACCTAGGTTTGGTTTATCTGAAAACAGGTTACATCGATTCAGCAAGAGCCGTTTTCACCAAAGGTGTAACTGCTGATCCAAAAAATAACTTAAACTTAATTGGTTTAGGTGAAGCAGATATGTTGTCTAACAACCCAAGTTCTGCTAAAACTAACTTCGATAAAGCGGTAGCTTTGGCACCGAAAGATTACAAAACTTATTTGTATATCGGTAAAGCCTATTTAGCGCAAGATAAACCTAGTGATGATGTATCTAAACCTGATTTCACTAGTGCTTTGGCCAACATTACTAAAGCAGACGAATTAGATTCTAAAGATAAAGATGCTGAAGTTTTCTTAGCGCAAGGTGATGCCTATGCTTTACAGAAGAAAAACTCTGAGGCGTTAGGCCCATATTTTCGTGTAAACGATATTGATCCGACTAATAGAAGAGCCAAAACGCAGATTGGTAAAATGTACAAAGAATCAAGAGCTTTTCCTGAAGCTGAAAAAGAATTACAAGATGTAATTGCTGCTGATGCAAACTATGGCCCCGCATATCGCGAGTTAGGTGAGTTATACTTACAGTGGAGTAGCTTTGGTGTTGACAAAGAAAAAGCAGCTAAAGCGATTGAGAATTATAAAAAATACATGGATTTAACCGATAAATCTTTAGAATCTCAATTGCGTTATGCTCAATTCTTATTTTATGCTAAAGATTACAAAACATTAGAGCAAGTTGCAACCTCTTTACAAGTTCCTGCTAACGATCCTAAAAGTACTATTGTTTCAAGGATGAAAGGTTGGGCCGCTTATGAAAATGGTAATTATCCTCAGGCGTTAACTAGCTTAACTGATTTCTTTGCAAAAGAAAAGGATAAAACAAAGATTTTAGGTAACGATTATCTTTATTTAGGTAAAGCCCAAGTGAAGGCTGGTCAAGATAGCTTAGGTGTTCTTAATATCATAGAGGCTGCTAAAATTGATTCTACTAATGCTGATGCCTTAGCTGAGGCTGGTTTAGCGTTGTACAAAGCTAAGAAATACGGCAAGGCAGCAGAAATTTATACTTTAGCAACTAAATATAATCCAAATGGTAAAGGGTCATTAACTAATTACTATTATATAGGTCAAACCAGGTTCTTGGAAGGATATTTTGCTCAAAAAGATAAGAAGCCTTTAAATACGGCTGCATTGATTGAAGCAGATTCAGCATTGAGCCACTTAAATAAAGTTTCTCCTGAATTTGCATTAGGTTATTTTACAAGAGCTAGGATTGCCAATCTTTTAGAAGATAAAGCAAACCCAAAATATGCTTCAATTCCGTTTTTTGAAAAATATATCAGTTTAGTTAAACCAGAAGAACAAGCAGCCAATAAAACAAACCTTGTTGAATCTTACGATTACTTAGGTGCATACTATGCTGATAAGGATAAAGCAAAAGCTATCGATTTTTTAAATAAAAGTATAGCGCTAGATCCTCAGGGCCCTTTTGCAGCGGCTAAGCTAAAAGAATTGCAATCGCCTGCAACTGCTCCAAAAGTAAAAGGTAAAGGCAAATAA
- a CDS encoding NADH-quinone oxidoreductase subunit A, with protein MQAQSSSIDFLPIIFQVIVALGFVVTTLVVTHFLGPKRKTSDKLETFEAGIKSVGNARQPFSIKYFVVAILFVLFDVEVIFMYPWAVNFRALKMDGMIEMFIFMGTLLLGFIYVIKKKVLDWN; from the coding sequence ATGCAAGCGCAAAGTTCCTCTATAGATTTTTTACCAATTATATTTCAAGTAATTGTTGCTTTAGGTTTTGTGGTAACCACATTGGTTGTTACCCACTTTTTGGGCCCAAAACGTAAAACGAGTGATAAGTTAGAAACTTTTGAAGCTGGTATTAAATCAGTAGGTAATGCACGCCAGCCTTTCTCTATTAAATATTTCGTGGTAGCCATCTTATTTGTACTGTTCGATGTGGAGGTAATCTTTATGTATCCTTGGGCAGTTAATTTCCGTGCACTGAAAATGGACGGAATGATTGAAATGTTCATTTTCATGGGGACATTGTTGCTAGGTTTTATCTACGTAATCAAGAAAAAAGTTTTAGACTGGAACTAG
- a CDS encoding NADH-quinone oxidoreductase subunit B, protein MSEINIVDAPPGIEGSGFFATSLDKVIGLARSNSLWPLPFATSCCGIEFMATMGSHYDLGRFGAERLSFSPRQADVLMVMGTIAKKMAPVLKQVYIQMAEPRWVMAVGACASSGGIFDTYSVLQGIDEVIPVDVYVPGCPPRPEAILDGFQRIQDLVKNESGRRRNSDYYKELLGQYGIK, encoded by the coding sequence ATGAGTGAAATTAATATAGTTGATGCGCCTCCAGGAATAGAAGGATCTGGTTTTTTTGCCACTTCTCTTGATAAAGTGATTGGTTTGGCCCGCTCAAATTCATTATGGCCTTTACCTTTCGCAACTTCTTGTTGTGGAATCGAGTTTATGGCAACCATGGGTTCTCACTACGATCTTGGTCGTTTCGGTGCCGAACGCTTAAGCTTTTCTCCCCGTCAGGCTGATGTTTTAATGGTTATGGGTACTATCGCTAAAAAGATGGCTCCTGTATTAAAACAGGTTTATATCCAAATGGCAGAGCCACGTTGGGTAATGGCTGTTGGTGCCTGCGCAAGTAGTGGTGGTATTTTCGATACGTATTCTGTATTGCAAGGTATTGATGAGGTTATCCCGGTAGATGTTTACGTTCCGGGTTGCCCGCCAAGACCTGAAGCCATTTTAGATGGTTTTCAACGCATTCAGGATTTGGTGAAAAACGAATCTGGCAGAAGACGGAATTCTGATTATTACAAAGAACTTTTAGGTCAATACGGCATTAAATAA
- a CDS encoding NADH-quinone oxidoreductase subunit C, producing MEETTLNNDIHVKLTERFGEKVTAVSEPYGLLTFVTYKDVIINVLSHLKNELKFNFLTDITAVHYPGKDHGIAVVYHLHNMVEKVRIRIKVFISEQNPTIPTATTVWKGANWMERETYDLFGVKFEGHPDLRRILNMDDLGVHPMLKQYPLEDPNRVDKKDEFFGR from the coding sequence ATGGAAGAAACGACACTAAATAACGACATCCATGTTAAGCTGACCGAAAGGTTTGGCGAAAAAGTTACCGCTGTTTCTGAGCCTTATGGTTTATTAACTTTTGTAACTTATAAAGATGTTATCATCAATGTGCTTTCGCATCTTAAAAACGAATTAAAGTTTAATTTCCTTACCGATATTACTGCAGTTCATTACCCTGGTAAAGACCATGGAATTGCTGTTGTTTATCATCTACACAACATGGTAGAAAAAGTGAGGATCAGGATTAAAGTTTTTATTTCTGAGCAGAACCCAACTATCCCGACTGCAACAACGGTTTGGAAAGGTGCCAACTGGATGGAGCGCGAAACTTACGATCTGTTTGGGGTTAAATTTGAAGGCCACCCGGATTTACGCCGTATTTTAAATATGGACGATTTAGGTGTTCACCCGATGTTGAAACAATATCCATTGGAAGATCCGAACAGAGTAGATAAAAAAGACGAATTTTTTGGAAGGTAA
- a CDS encoding NADH-quinone oxidoreductase subunit D, producing the protein MNHNHPVFTDNDPQSELVTLNLGPTHPATHGVFQNVLQLDGERIVSGVSTIGYIHRAFEKIAEHRPFYQITPLTDRLNYCSSPINNMGWHMTVEKLLNIQMPKRVDYLRVIVMELSRIADHIICNTIIGQDTGATTTFLYLFQFREHIYEIFEEVCGARLTTNIGRIGGFERDFNDIAFAKIDKFLKEFPKALKEFENLLTRNRIFIDRTAGVAEVTKETALEYSWTGPLLRATGVDYDVRVSDPYSSYQDFDFEVPVGTSGDIYDRYLVRNEEMWQSVRIIEQALVKLKTEPKGIFHADVPEFYLPPKQEVYNNMEALIYHFKIVMGEIDAPKAEVYHAVEGGNGELGFYLINDGGRTPYRLHFRRPSFINYQMFAPMSEGMLLSDAIINMSSMNIIAGELDA; encoded by the coding sequence ATGAATCATAACCATCCGGTATTTACAGATAACGACCCGCAAAGTGAGCTGGTAACCCTAAACTTAGGCCCAACACACCCTGCAACCCACGGTGTTTTTCAAAATGTTCTGCAATTAGATGGCGAACGTATTGTTAGCGGCGTTTCTACTATTGGGTACATCCACCGTGCTTTCGAAAAGATTGCCGAACATCGCCCCTTTTATCAAATTACACCACTTACCGATCGTTTAAACTATTGCTCTTCGCCTATTAACAATATGGGCTGGCACATGACGGTTGAAAAGTTGTTGAATATTCAAATGCCAAAGCGTGTAGATTATCTACGCGTTATTGTAATGGAGCTTTCGCGTATTGCCGATCACATTATCTGTAATACAATTATTGGTCAGGATACAGGAGCAACTACCACTTTCTTATACTTATTCCAGTTTCGTGAACATATTTACGAAATCTTTGAAGAAGTTTGTGGTGCACGTTTAACCACAAATATTGGTCGTATTGGTGGTTTCGAAAGAGATTTTAATGATATTGCCTTTGCTAAAATTGATAAGTTTTTAAAGGAATTTCCTAAAGCATTAAAAGAGTTCGAAAATCTGTTAACACGTAACCGTATTTTTATTGATAGAACGGCAGGTGTTGCAGAGGTAACTAAAGAAACTGCTTTAGAATACAGTTGGACTGGTCCACTTTTACGTGCTACCGGTGTAGATTACGATGTTCGTGTAAGCGATCCATATTCTTCGTATCAGGATTTCGATTTTGAAGTTCCGGTAGGTACAAGTGGCGATATTTACGACAGATATTTAGTGCGTAATGAAGAGATGTGGCAAAGTGTTCGCATTATCGAACAAGCACTTGTGAAGTTAAAAACGGAACCAAAAGGTATTTTTCATGCCGACGTTCCTGAATTTTACCTTCCTCCAAAACAAGAAGTTTATAACAATATGGAAGCATTAATCTATCACTTCAAAATTGTGATGGGTGAGATTGATGCACCAAAAGCAGAAGTTTATCATGCTGTGGAGGGTGGAAATGGTGAATTAGGATTCTATCTGATTAATGATGGAGGCCGTACACCATACCGTTTACACTTCCGCAGACCAAGTTTTATAAACTACCAGATGTTTGCACCAATGAGCGAAGGCATGTTATTGTCTGACGCTATTATCAACATGAGTAGTATGAATATTATTGCAGGAGAATTAGATGCTTAA
- a CDS encoding NADH-quinone oxidoreductase subunit NuoE family protein, translating into MLKVEEQTPVVFSSDLLAKFDEVKSRYPEGKHKSALLPLLHLVQAEYLWVSTPAMDKIAEYLNIQPIEVYEVATFYTMYFLKPQGKYALEVCRTGPCCLVGAEKILSHLENKLGVKEGEVTADGLFSFRGVECLAACGFGPVLQISPEYTFYENLTTDSVDKLIEDLKNKS; encoded by the coding sequence ATGCTTAAAGTAGAAGAACAAACACCTGTAGTGTTTTCATCAGACTTGCTGGCCAAGTTTGATGAAGTAAAAAGCCGTTATCCTGAAGGTAAGCACAAATCAGCTTTGTTGCCATTATTACACTTGGTACAGGCCGAATACCTTTGGGTGAGTACACCAGCGATGGATAAGATTGCCGAATATTTAAATATTCAGCCAATTGAAGTTTATGAGGTGGCAACATTTTATACCATGTACTTTTTAAAACCACAAGGTAAGTATGCCTTAGAGGTTTGCCGTACTGGCCCTTGTTGCCTGGTTGGTGCCGAAAAAATATTAAGCCACCTAGAAAATAAACTAGGTGTTAAGGAAGGTGAAGTTACTGCCGATGGTTTATTCAGCTTTAGAGGAGTTGAATGTTTAGCCGCCTGTGGTTTCGGACCGGTGTTACAGATTAGCCCGGAATATACTTTCTACGAAAACTTAACTACCGATAGTGTAGATAAATTGATTGAAGATTTAAAGAACAAGTCCTAA
- the nuoF gene encoding NADH-quinone oxidoreductase subunit NuoF: protein MSRKLLLEHINVPGINTLEVYRQKGGYRAVEKALKTLTPEEIVEEVKKSGLRGRGGAGFPTGMKWSFLAKPEGVARYLVCNADESEPGTFKDRYLMTYIPHALIEGMIVSSFALGAKVSYIYVRGEMMPQIRILEKAIAEAKAAGWLGKNILGTGYDLELYVQPGGGAYICGEETALLESLEGKRGNPRIKPPFPAIAGLYGCPTVVNNVESIAAVVPIINDGGDEYAKIGIGRSTGTKLISASGNLVKPGVYEIELGLPVEEFIYSDEYCGGIANGKRLKATVAGGSSVPILPANLTLKYANGEPRLMSYESLSEGGFATGTMMGSGGFIAFDEDQCIVRNTWNFARFYHHESCGQCSPCREGTGWMEKVLHKIEHGHGKMEDVDLLWDIQRKIEGNTICPLGDAAAWPVASAIRHFRDEFEWHIKEPVKSQSQNYGIANYATPIEKAPVTEEK from the coding sequence ATGTCTCGAAAACTGTTACTTGAGCATATAAACGTACCGGGCATCAATACACTTGAAGTCTATCGCCAAAAAGGCGGGTATCGTGCTGTGGAAAAAGCCCTTAAAACTTTAACACCTGAAGAGATTGTTGAAGAAGTTAAGAAATCGGGCTTACGCGGTCGCGGAGGTGCGGGTTTCCCAACGGGGATGAAATGGAGCTTTCTGGCCAAACCAGAAGGTGTTGCACGTTATTTGGTGTGTAATGCTGATGAATCTGAGCCAGGGACTTTTAAAGATCGTTATTTAATGACATATATCCCTCATGCTTTAATTGAGGGAATGATTGTTTCGAGTTTCGCTTTAGGTGCAAAGGTTTCTTATATCTATGTGCGTGGCGAAATGATGCCTCAGATCCGCATTTTAGAAAAAGCCATTGCTGAAGCTAAAGCCGCTGGATGGTTGGGTAAAAACATTTTAGGTACTGGTTACGATTTAGAATTATATGTTCAGCCAGGTGGCGGGGCTTACATTTGCGGAGAAGAAACTGCTTTGTTAGAATCGCTTGAAGGTAAAAGAGGTAATCCGCGTATTAAACCACCATTCCCGGCGATTGCAGGTTTGTATGGTTGCCCTACAGTGGTGAACAATGTTGAATCGATTGCTGCAGTGGTGCCTATTATCAACGATGGTGGTGATGAATATGCAAAAATTGGTATCGGTAGAAGTACAGGTACAAAATTAATATCAGCTTCTGGTAATTTGGTAAAACCAGGTGTGTATGAAATAGAATTAGGCCTACCAGTAGAAGAATTTATCTATTCTGATGAATACTGTGGTGGTATTGCGAATGGTAAGAGATTAAAGGCAACGGTTGCAGGTGGATCATCTGTGCCTATTTTGCCCGCTAATTTAACCTTAAAATACGCTAATGGCGAGCCTCGTTTAATGAGTTACGAGTCTTTATCTGAAGGGGGCTTTGCTACTGGTACCATGATGGGATCTGGTGGTTTTATTGCTTTTGATGAAGATCAGTGTATAGTTAGAAATACCTGGAATTTCGCCCGTTTTTATCACCACGAAAGCTGTGGACAGTGTTCACCGTGCCGTGAAGGGACCGGATGGATGGAGAAAGTCTTACATAAAATTGAACACGGCCATGGTAAAATGGAAGATGTAGATTTATTGTGGGATATTCAACGCAAAATTGAAGGTAATACGATTTGTCCATTAGGTGATGCCGCAGCCTGGCCGGTTGCTAGTGCAATCCGTCACTTCAGAGATGAATTTGAATGGCATATTAAAGAGCCTGTGAAAAGTCAGAGCCAGAACTATGGTATTGCAAATTATGCAACACCGATTGAAAAAGCTCCGGTAACAGAAGAGAAATAA
- a CDS encoding 2Fe-2S iron-sulfur cluster-binding protein, with the protein MSEKVKVTIDGITVEVDNGTTILNAARQIGGDIVPPAMCYYSKLQGSGGKCRTCIVKVTKGSEKDPRPMPKLVASCRTTVMDGMEVLNITSPEVLEARAGVVEILLINHPLDCPVCDQAGECDLQNLGYEHGLQKTRYEFERRTFERIDIGDKIQLHMNRCILCYRCVFTADQITNKRVHGILNRGDHSEISTYIQQAVDNDFSGNVIDVCPVGALTDKTFRFKNRVWFTKPVDAHRDCDHEKCNGKVTLWYKGADVLRVTARKDQFGEVEEFICNTCRFDKKATADWVIERPTHIDDTSVIASNHYETLKPLHVIQPNEALQAANEIELHKTVKY; encoded by the coding sequence ATGAGTGAAAAAGTTAAGGTTACGATAGATGGGATAACAGTAGAGGTTGATAATGGAACAACCATTCTGAATGCTGCAAGGCAGATCGGAGGGGATATTGTTCCACCAGCAATGTGCTATTATTCTAAATTACAAGGCAGTGGCGGTAAATGCCGTACCTGTATTGTAAAAGTGACTAAAGGTTCAGAGAAAGATCCTCGCCCAATGCCTAAGTTGGTGGCTTCTTGCCGCACAACCGTAATGGACGGCATGGAAGTGCTTAACATTACTTCACCAGAAGTTTTGGAAGCACGTGCAGGTGTTGTAGAGATCTTATTGATTAACCACCCATTAGATTGTCCTGTTTGCGATCAGGCTGGTGAGTGCGATTTACAGAATTTGGGTTATGAGCATGGTTTGCAAAAAACTCGTTATGAGTTTGAGCGTCGTACTTTCGAGCGTATTGATATTGGCGATAAGATCCAGTTGCACATGAACCGTTGCATTTTGTGCTACCGTTGTGTTTTTACTGCCGATCAGATTACCAATAAACGTGTTCATGGTATCTTAAACCGCGGCGATCACTCTGAAATTTCTACTTATATCCAACAGGCTGTTGATAACGATTTCTCAGGAAACGTAATCGATGTTTGCCCTGTAGGTGCTTTAACCGATAAAACTTTCCGTTTTAAAAACCGTGTTTGGTTTACCAAGCCTGTTGATGCACACCGTGATTGCGACCACGAAAAATGCAACGGTAAAGTAACACTTTGGTATAAAGGAGCTGATGTTTTACGCGTTACCGCCCGTAAAGATCAGTTTGGAGAAGTAGAAGAATTTATTTGCAATACTTGTCGCTTCGATAAAAAAGCAACTGCCGATTGGGTAATTGAACGTCCAACACACATTGATGATACTTCGGTAATTGCATCTAACCACTACGAAACATTAAAACCTTTGCACGTAATCCAGCCAAATGAGGCTTTACAGGCTGCGAATGAAATTGAATTACATAAAACAGTTAAATACTAA
- the nuoH gene encoding NADH-quinone oxidoreductase subunit NuoH yields the protein MDSAFVIEKFILVAVIFGISLVIAMYSTYAERKVAAYLQDRLGPDRAGPFGILQPLADGIKMFMKEEIIPTTSNRFLFIAGPGLALLCACIGTAVIPWGSPIEIGGKTIPLQVSDINVGVLYIFGVVSLGVYGVMIGGWASNNKYSLLSAIRAASQNISYEIAMGLSIIALLLITNSLSLKDIVDKQHGFWADGWFTWYFFKQPLGFLIFMVCSFAETNRAPFDLPECETELIGGYHTEYSSMKLGFYLFAEYINMFVSSAVMATLYFGGFNYPFMDLAATHFGQNWASIIGVIALFGKICAFIFFFMWVRWTIPRFRYDQLMNLGWKGLIPLAIANIIITGVVIAIIEKF from the coding sequence ATGGATAGCGCTTTTGTTATAGAAAAATTTATCCTGGTAGCTGTAATTTTCGGCATCAGTTTAGTTATTGCCATGTATTCTACTTATGCAGAACGTAAGGTGGCTGCATATTTGCAAGATCGTTTGGGCCCGGACAGAGCCGGCCCCTTTGGTATTTTACAACCATTGGCCGATGGTATCAAAATGTTTATGAAAGAGGAAATTATTCCTACCACATCAAACAGGTTTTTATTTATCGCCGGTCCGGGTTTGGCCTTGCTTTGTGCCTGTATAGGTACAGCGGTTATTCCTTGGGGCAGTCCGATTGAAATCGGTGGTAAAACCATTCCTTTGCAGGTTTCTGACATCAATGTAGGCGTTTTATATATCTTTGGTGTGGTTTCGTTAGGTGTGTATGGTGTAATGATCGGTGGATGGGCATCCAATAACAAATATTCTTTGTTAAGTGCAATCCGCGCGGCCTCACAGAACATCAGTTATGAAATTGCAATGGGATTGTCAATCATCGCTCTGTTGTTAATAACAAACTCCTTAAGTTTAAAGGATATTGTAGATAAACAACATGGTTTTTGGGCAGATGGATGGTTTACCTGGTATTTCTTCAAGCAACCATTGGGATTTCTAATTTTCATGGTATGTTCTTTTGCCGAAACCAACCGTGCTCCATTCGATTTACCTGAATGTGAAACAGAATTGATTGGTGGTTACCATACGGAGTATTCTTCAATGAAATTGGGTTTTTACCTATTTGCGGAGTACATCAATATGTTTGTCTCATCAGCGGTAATGGCAACTTTATATTTCGGTGGTTTTAATTATCCATTTATGGATTTAGCTGCTACTCATTTTGGCCAGAATTGGGCTTCAATTATAGGAGTGATTGCTTTATTCGGAAAAATATGTGCTTTCATCTTTTTCTTCATGTGGGTACGCTGGACTATCCCTCGTTTCCGTTATGATCAATTGATGAATTTAGGTTGGAAAGGTTTAATACCTTTGGCTATTGCCAATATTATAATAACAGGTGTTGTGATTGCGATTATTGAGAAGTTTTAA